agagaatcgtgaacaaggactcccaagtccctttgtgcttctgatttcctaagtatttccccatttagaaaatagtctttgccaccattcctccttccaaagtgcataacctcacaaacttttccacattgtattccatctgccacttctttgcccactctcctaacctgtccaaatccttctgcagcctgccttcTTCCTCAACCTGTCCTCTAaatatctttgttatgcttcagttatacaggacattggtgagatccCATCTCGAATACTGggagcagttttgatctccttatttaagaaaagatgtaaatgcgttggaggaggttcagaggaggtttactagattgacctggaatgagcgggttgtcgAATgaggacattctccccgtgtctgcgtgagttccctccgggtgctccggtttcctcccacagtctaaacatgtgcaggttaggtggattggccttgctaaattgcccctgggtgggattatgtggatagggtggggattgggcctgggtagggtgctctttcagagggtcggtgcagacctgatgggctgaatggcctcctgctgcactgtaggcgATTCaatgaaaggttggacagactgggcttgctttcactggagttcaggagaatgagggATGACTTGATTTAATTCTATAAGATCctgttgacaaggtggatgtggaaaggatgtttcctcgtgtGGGTGAGCCCAGAACGAGGggcacagttttaaaatgaagtgccgcccttttaggacagagatgagggaatatttttctgagggttgtgcgatttggaattctcggcctcagaaggtggtggaggcggggtcactgaatatatttgagGTGGGCAATGGGATCAAAGATTATCAAAGATAGATGTGAATGtagaacttgaaacacaaacaggtcaGCCATGGTCTTGTGGAGTAgtctcaaggggccgagtggactATTTCTCCcttttttgtatgtttgtaagtCAGGTTTTTGTCAGTTTCTGTGCAGTCATTTCTCTTCTCTTGTTTTTAGGTTGTGTGGATCGCCTGTGCGGCACTGTCAGTCCTGGGGAACGTTTCTCCCACTGTGTAATACTGGGCGTATCATAAAGCCAACGGGAAGAGAATCCAGAGCACCAAGGGGATCGTTGACCCAAATGAGTGCACAGTCTGTCATTTCCTGTCACCCCAAAGAGAGTACAGGTCAGAATGGAGTGAGCAGAGTACAGCTCCAGACCATCAGCGTCGGCGCGCAGCAAGTCCCACAGCTCCGTCCACTCAGCCCCTCTGGGGCTGGCAAGACCATGGCACCGAGTAAACAAAGCAAGAAGAACGGGGGCTACAGCAAGGAGAGCGATGAGTACCGGCAGCGGCGAGAGCGCAACAACATGGCAGTCAGGAAGAGCCGATTAAAGAGCAAACAGAAAGCACAGGACACGCAGCAGAGAGTCAACGAGCTGAAAGAGGAGAATGAGCGTCTGGAAGCGAAAATCAAACTGCTCAGCAAGGAGCTGGGCgttttaaaggatttgtttcttgagCACGCGCATACTTTCTCAGATAACGGCCATTCACCATTCACTGAAAACACTGGCTCTAGCCAGGAGTCAAATAACATGGGGCAATAGGAGGGAGCAGGGGCGGCCAGTATCAACACCAGGGTAACTTTATTGAACGGGGTTTTGCTTTGAATTGTctattttaatttaatgttttttaaAGTGTATATTTCTGCTGTCCAGTGTTCTATGTCTGGATATCTGAAGGACTGAGAAAAGCAGCAGTTGGCAAAATGGACTGTGTATAAACTAACGGCACACTCAACAATCATGGAAAGCATCCAATTGTCGCAGGATTACGCTTGCTGCTTGGtatctgccccaccccacccaacctctctCCCATTTCCCTCTATTCTTTTGGggctgtgatggtgtgtgtggggctcTGAGTTTCCAGTGCTAAGCTAGCGAGGCTGCAGTTTCACCAATTACTTATATTGGGGGAACAGATTGTAAGTTCGAGGCCGGGGTCTGACACTGAATATTGGGCTATTGACTTTCGAAGGGATAATTAGACTGACTAACACAGTAGTCTAGACAATATCTAAAGCAGACAAAGCACGATAACATTGTGGTCAGTCCCTTCATCACAAACTGAGGACTCTGGCCCTTCGACTAAGAACAGATAATTTGCCTTGTAGCCGTAATGTGGGTCTGCCACTGGGCGGGGGTCCTGGGTTTGAAACACTAAACTGTATTATTTTCTGtgcgtgtctgtatgtgtgtgcgtgcgcaGTTCAAATCTCATCAGGACAGCTGAGgacagtttagaaataaaagttGGTAGTTGTGCAAGTGCAGTAGTTTGGAGGCAGCACTATCTCCTCATTGGGCCTGTCCACAACCTGCTTCGATGCAGAGATCTTCATTCTGGCGTTTATAGCAGTTTCTAATCTCATCGTCTTGCGCTCAGATATCGTTTGCTTTCATTTTCTGTCTCTCATCTTCTACTGCCTCCATTCTCTTTGTCACTGGGAATCTCTGCCTCCGTTTCTCACTCACTTCACCGTCTGCTTTCAGTTCTCATCCATGCCCATGGATGTGGCAGTGATAATAAGTGAGAACCCATCTGATCACAGCCTGAATCCCAATTGTGCAGCCACTTGGAGGTGGAGTTCAGCTGCTAACCCTCGCCAGCCCCCTTGATAAACTGCTCGGGAGAGGGTGGGACACCCACTGCTCGGGAGAGGGTGGCATACTCACTGCTCGGGAGAGGGTGGTATACTCACTGCTCGGGAGAGGGTGGTATACTCACTGCTCGGGAGAGGGTGGGACACCCACTGCTCGGGAGAGGGTGGTACACCCACTGGGCTAATCCAGAGGGAAGCTCTTGGGGCCTGGCTTCAACTCCCACACAGGCAGCTCTCCGTAATTAGCGaagggcaacaaatactgacTGTCAGTGGCACCCACGTGCCAGGAAAATAATGAAAACCGCCTCGGCCCCCTCCCCAGTTTGCAGCCCCCTCCCCAGTGTTTACATCATCGTGGCTTTGCAGCTGTTTATGTGTGAAGCAGCATTGATGAAGCTCTGTGGGTCGGTAACGAGCATTGAAGCACTCCGGCTGTGGAACTGCATCAGAGTCGgatcctccctcactcgtttCCCCCCAATAAGCCTGCCGAAAAGCACTTGCTCGTAGGTCTCTCAGACAGATTCCTAAGCACTTCATACACACACAACAATTTATATTATACTCAACTGAGCACAGAGAGATCCTGCAAATATCTATCAGATGAACGAGCTGTTTTAGTTGGGTGATGACAGGCACATTTCCTGCTTTTCTGTGaataaaacaataaaatctttCACAGCCGCCTGTGAAACAGGCCAAACCTGTTCTTAATGCCTTATCTGAAAGCTGGTGGCAGTGCAGCACTTCTTCTGCGCTGGGAGATTATGTGGGCCATAGGTTCAACTCCTGAATGGGGACGTGAACCTAcctggatgggaatagagggatacggacccaggaagtgtagaagattgtagtttagtcgggcagcatggtcggcacgggcttggagggccaaagggcctgttcctgtgctgtacttttctttgttctttgtacctgaCTCTGAGGTACCAGTGCTACCTGATTAACTATTTCCCACCCCCTCCAGTGACAACACTGACCCAAGGTTTTATAAACCTATGGAAATGAAGGTAAACACTAACGTGGCTCAGGTACCGGCATATTAACCCTTTTGAGACGGTGATTATTTGGGGCAATGTGAGCAGCCCGCGTTACAGAGCATCAGTCCGCAGGCTGCAAGGCTCGGGGTTCAAATGCTGGTCCCAGCTGAGCTCAGCAGCTTTGGGATTGAGTTAAGTGGCCTCAATCTGAAGGGTGGGGGCCGAAACATTGACTTTGCTAAGGTACAGGGGGGGTCACAGACCCTGTATTCCAGCAGGAATAGCAAGAGgcaatgcacggtagcatagttgttagcacaattgcttcacagcgccagggtcccaggttcgattcctggctgggtcactgtgcggagtctgcacatcctccctgtatgtgcgtgggtttcctccgggtgctccggtttcctcccacagtccaaagatgtgcgggttaggtggattggccatgataaattgcccttagtgtccaaagttgccctaagtgttgggtggggttactgggttatggggatagggtggaggtgttgaccttggttggggtgctctttccaagagccggcgcagactcgatgggccgaatggcctccttctgcactgtaaattctataaagttCCTTGAGCTGTACCGGCACTCGGTGAAATCAGAGCTGATAACCCCCAAATATCACCTTTGCCCCATACCCCTTCCCTTTGGACAAATTAAACTAGCTCGGTTTTAAATCAACAGCTGATTTAACATCAATTACTGTTTGCTGaacagagttccaaacttctaccatgTCTGGAgacgttttctctctctctttccccccagaTGCCCCAGCCAGTGGGAATAGATTCTCTCTCTATCCTCACTCCAAGGCAAATATATCTTTCTGAAGGTTTGGTGCCTGGAACTGCTCACTgtaactccagctgtggcctaacccagGCTTTGTGTCGCTGAAGCATGACTTTACCCTCTTGTATTCTAGTCTCTTGATATGAAGGTAATCATTCTATTCACCTCTTTGTactttttagggcagcacggtagcacaagtgattagcactgtggcttcacagcaccagggtcctaggttcgattaccTGCTGTgtcactgcgtgggtttcctccgggtgctccggtttcctcccacagtccaaagacgcgtgggttaggtggattggtcacgataaattgccctcagtgacccaaaaaggttagaaggggttacagggatagggtggaagtgagggcttacgtgggttggtgcagactcgatgggctgaatggcctccttctgcactgtatgttctatgtctacttGTACATGACAATTTAATAATTAATGTCTCTGGGTTGCCCCCACCCCCTTTCGACCCTCACAGTCTCTGCCTTTCACCATTATGAAAATTCTCTGATTTGGCTATTTAGATCCAAAGTGGGTGACCTCACATTTGCCGACATTGGAATCCATTTGCTACAATTTTGACCATTCGCTTTATCAATAACGTTACACTTTCAGCTACAATCTCACCCATCTTTCTGTCATTGGTAATTTGTACTTGTGTTTTTTATAATCGAAATGGTTAATGAATACAGTGAATAGTCGAGGGCCCGACACAGATCCTTGCAGGAGGTCACCAGTCACATCCAGCCAATCAGAATTCCTGGCCATTATCCctactccctgtctctccctcagccAATTTCCCAGATGGGTCAATCAGTTGCCTTTAATCCCATGACTTTCAATTTTGGTGAACAGTCTCTTAcgagggactttatcaaatgccttatcaATATTGGTAATATCCACAGACACTCACCTATCTGTTACCTTAGTGACCTCTTCAAATAAAATCCATTCAGGTTCGCCAGGTATGAACTCACCTTTACAAATCCGTGCTGGCTCTCCGATCAGCTGAACATGCTCACAGCATTCAGTCGCTCTGTGCTTCATCATAGACTAGTGTAATCCCCAGAGAGCTGATGTTGGGAAGCACTAGTCTAACTCCTTGGTTTCAATCTCTCACTTTTCTTAAGTAACCTACGTGCAATTTTCCAATTGAAAGGAACAATTCTCAATTCTTGAAAACTCTAGAAGATATAGCTAGGGGTGAGCGGAGGGAAAATAGAGATTGAGGATAGTTAATTTCAAGAATAAGTCTGTCCCCTTTGCTTTTTGTAAAAAATCAGTTTAAAAATCTACAGCCTGCTATTTTTCCAGAATGTTTGTGAATTCACGTGGTCAAAGCAGCAGAGGACATTGGAATCTCAAGAGTTAAAATCCCGAGGCCTTGTTTGAAGAAGCCACTGTGCGTAAATGCATTCAGATTCAATCAATATGTTACTGAATGAGC
The window above is part of the Scyliorhinus canicula chromosome 9, sScyCan1.1, whole genome shotgun sequence genome. Proteins encoded here:
- the cebpg gene encoding CCAAT/enhancer-binding protein gamma, translating into MSAQSVISCHPKESTGQNGVSRVQLQTISVGAQQVPQLRPLSPSGAGKTMAPSKQSKKNGGYSKESDEYRQRRERNNMAVRKSRLKSKQKAQDTQQRVNELKEENERLEAKIKLLSKELGVLKDLFLEHAHTFSDNGHSPFTENTGSSQESNNMGQ